In Pithys albifrons albifrons isolate INPA30051 chromosome 6, PitAlb_v1, whole genome shotgun sequence, a single genomic region encodes these proteins:
- the CCND1 gene encoding G1/S-specific cyclin-D1 — MEHQLLCCEVETIRRAYLDANLLNDRVLQTMLKAEETCSPSVSYFKCVQKEILPYMRKIVATWMLEVCEEQKCEEEVFPLAMNYLDRFLSFEPLKKSRLQLLGATCMFVASKMKETIPLTAEKLCIYTDNSIRPDELLQMELLLVNKLKWNLAAMTPHDFIEHFLTKMPLAEDTKQIIRKHAQTFVALCATDIKFISNPPSMIAAGSVVAAVQGLHLGNTNTFLSYQCLTHFLSQVIKCDPDCLRACQEQIESLLESSLRQAQQHNVSSETKTVEDEADLSCTPTDVRDVNI, encoded by the exons ATGGAAcatcagctgctgtgctgcgAGGTGGAGACCATCCGACGAGCCTACCTGGATGCCAATCTCCTCAATGACAGGGTGCTGCAGACAATGCTCAAGGCGGAGGAGACCTGCTCGCCCTCCGTCTCCTACTTCAAGTGCGTGCAGAAAGAAATCTTGCCATATATGAGGAAAATAGTTGCCACTTGGATGCTGGAG GTTTGCGAGGAGCAGAAATGCGAAGAGGAAGTTTTCCCCTTGGCTATGAATTACTTGGACAGATTTTTGTCGTTTGAACCCCTCAAGAAAAGCCGGTTGCAACTGCTTGGAGCTACCTGCATGTTTGTGGCTTCAAAAATGAAGGAGACTATTCCTCTGACGGCAGAAAAACTGTGCATTTATACAGATAACTCCATTAGACCCGACGAATTACTG CaaatggagctgctgctggtgaatAAGCTGAAATGGAATCTGGCCGCAATGACCCCCCACGATTTCATTGAACATTTCCTCACTAAAATGCCTCTGGCAGAGGACACCAAGCAGATCATCCGTAAACATGCTCAGACTTTTGTGGCTCTGTGCGCTACAG atattaaatttatttcaaaccCACCTTCCATGATCGCAGCTGGCAGTGTGGTAGCAGCTGTGCAAGGCCTGCATCTGGGGAACACTAACACTTTCCTCTCCTATCAATGTCTCACACATTTCCTATCACAAGTTATCAAATGTGATCCG GATTGTTTACGAGCCTGCCAAGAACAGATTGAATCCCTCCTGGAATCCAGTCTAcgtcaggcacagcagcacaatGTGTCTTCAGAAACAAAGACTGTAGAGGACGAGGCAGACCTTTCCTGCACACCTACTGATGTGCGAGATGTGAACATTTAA